Below is a genomic region from Scomber scombrus chromosome 3, fScoSco1.1, whole genome shotgun sequence.
GCAGTAAGGGCCCAACCCATCCTagttaacatgaacataaacTGGGTGAAACCGTGACCTAGGGTCACAGATCATACAAAAGACACCTTATACCCTCAGTCCCCGAGACTTCTTGGATTACAGCAAATTGCAGATGTAATTTTCCCAGAGGGGTCAGGTGTACCACAGCTGACAGTCAACACACCCTTTTCACAAGTCCCAAGTTGCTCAGCAAAGACCGAGCCTGTCATGTCTAAGAGATAAAACCTTATGAATGGACAAGGTGTAGACCAAGACACTGCTGTGCATTATGTCCTTTACACTCCCACCCACTGAATAAATCTGTTGAATGCAGCCACCCCCTCACCAACCCCTCACTATTCACTTATGTGTCAAGTGGATCAGTGCAGGGCTCATCATAACATGGGAAATTGTGCTTTTTGAGGCCAACTGTAAAGTGTGAACTGCAAGAAAAAATACACTTACTGCTGCTGAGTAATAGGTAGCCAATCATACAGCTTattccttctttatttttttaagacagcAACAGATAAGACTTTATACATGGCAGGAGcaactcaaaaaaacaacattataatGGCCTTTTTAGAGTTTTCTGTGGATGAGTCTGATCACTTGTTGAACAGAGCAGATATCTCTTCAGGTACTGCCTGAAAGTTTTGTCTCGTAGCCCATAAACAACCGGACTGATGAGACGTGGCAGCACCTGAACAAATATCGCAATAGTGAAGCGAATGGCCAGTACCCCTTTTGGGAACAAGTATGTCAGACCATTTGTGATGAGATGGTAAACATAGGTGAGCATACACAATAGCAGTTGGAAGCCATGGAGGAGGACGGTGTTTCTTGCTTTCTTGGCGTCTACAGAAGCTGCCTGTGCAGTGAAAAGGATCCTGAAGTATGTATAGAAAAGAGAGAGCCAAACAATGACCAAATACACTATGTAGGATATATCTCTCTTCTCTGTGAGATAAGggtttctgaaaacattttccCTAAGGCAGAAAACTCTGGAATTAAAGAAATCCAGGGATTCTTCGGCGAAAGTGACAAATAAATCGGGCAGGATTGAAAGTGCACTCATCGCCCATATGAGGCCGATCACAACATATGTTTTCTTGACAGTACAGATCTGGGTGTGGTGGAGAGGGAAGCATATGGCAATGTAACACTCCATTGCCATGACAGCCAGTGTCAGAGGGTTGTTTAAATTTGCAAATATAGCAATTGTTAGTAAAACTATACACAGGGAGACGTTGAGAGTGAACACGATGTAACTCAGGACTTGAACGAGGGTAAACATTGTCAGCAGCATTATGTCATTGATTACCAGATGAATGTACAGGATGTAGCGAGGGTTTACAttgaaaatctgtaaaaaaaaaaaacaacagaattgATTAGGAAATAAGAGAAAAGAGTAGAAACAGTGTCACAGATTTAGTGATTATACAATTACGTGTTGCATACCACTAGTATGTTGAGAGTTAATATATTTGTTACTCTtatacaaacatgaaaattgGATGTTTACAACTGACAAATCAGACCTCATGCTTTCTGAATGTGTGCACCAGGGTGCTGTTGATATAGTTGATGGAGATGCAGAGAACCACAGTGATCACATTCTTGATTATAGCCGTGTTTAAAGTGTCCCGATAGACGTTCGTTGTGAAATTCCTGCCAGGATTTGAAAAGTTCATGAGTCCTCCAAACCTGTTTCAGTAGAGATAACTGTGGGTTAGGTTAGAAAGGGATTAGAATAGGATATTATTGATTAGATAGAACCTTGAGAGAAGCAGCTCTTACAGTAATAAAGCTTTGCAATATTAATTACAAAACACTGATCTGGATCCACTTGGGCCAAAAATGCACATACAATTTGAATAAATATCATGTGCACTGGGTATTTAATAGCAATTCACagtttttgttatttgatgTTGGTACATTTGCAGATTATTGTACATTAAATGAAACATACACATCTACAATACATGAAATTTACATGAAAATCCATTATAAATCAATGTAGCAATTAGTGATGTGATCCATAATTTCTATCAAGTATTTTtttatacacggtcgcccataaagttgtaataaaatattttttacttcttctcatgaaatgattgtgacaatgtgatgtattcttgatagatcaagtgtatatattctcacaattgtattgatcaatctcaaggtgattactgatgtgtataaatagaaaataaaaagaggaatgtgtctgaaaacaaaattattccaactttatgggtgacCGTGTATTTCTTTTGTCCACTACAAGCATAGACTAAAATTTAAACTCAAGTAAGcggaaataaaatgaaataaaacaaaattttaGAAAGCCCAGCCTGCTATCTCACAGCAATACATCGCACTAAGTAGATAAGAACTGCAACAGGCCTTTTCAGCAATAAGAAGAcatcacagcaggaaaagcaaaggcatgaataaacatataaatgatggctgattccatttagctgcttcagtttcaggtcCTGTATAGTAGATGCAGACTCACTGTTACACTGACATGACTAACTGGGACACACAATAGAGCAGAGCTGTCGTTGATGTTGTTAGTAACACCTTCGTCTTCTCTTCAAGTCAAATCATCTGTGTGAAAAACCTTTTAGTCATTGAAACATTACACAAATCTAtgaaattgactttttattttcaagttaAGCATTTTGACCTGTAATAGCAGAGAAGCACAGGTGGAATAACATTAACGTTGACTCTGAAAATCATCCCAGTATGCACAATACCATGACCCTGACACCAAAGGATCGAAATGAAATGACACGTTTTTGTTATCAATTATCCGAAAaaattgtaaaacaaacaaacatacaaacaaacaaacaaacaaacaaaacaaatcagaaTCTATATTAGGTTatataagataaataacaaGTCTACATTTTCAATTGATTTCAGTCAagttcaattttcattttagaaCATTTGTGTCTTAAGAAATATGGTCTATCAATAATAATTAAGaatatatactatactactatactatataatatactatatactatataacaAAAATGATATATTCAATTTTTACAATATATCAATTTAAACAATGACAACACAAGAATAGGACAGAGAGAATAGATACGCACCTTGGTAATAATATGGCAACAATGCATACAATAAGTTAGATGCCTTTGAAATTACTACATTTATAGTGGTTAAATGGGATTGTCACGTGATCCACAGTCACaggtttaatgtgtgtgtgtgtgtgtgtgtgtgtgtgtgtgtgtgtgtgtgtgtgtgtgtgtgtgtgtgtgtgtgtgtgtgtgtgtgtgtggttaaggttagggttaacaataataataataataataataataataataataataataataataataataataataaattgtatTTCTGTAGTGGTTATGGTCAGGGTTAGGGTATGTCTccaagaaatgaatgtaagtctacgTAAATATCCCAAAAGTGACATAAGTaaaactgtatgtttgtgtgtgtgtgtgtgtgtgtgtgtgtgtgtgtgtgtgtgtgtgtgtgtgtgtgtgtgtgtgtgtgtgtgtgtgtgtgtttgtgctggcGTGACACTGCTTACACAAAATGTGCATTATGCTTTATAAATATGGTTCTTTGACTAAGAAACTGAAGTTGTCATTAAAGCATACTGTATAAGCCAAACATGAAATTACATGAATTCATTGTGACTGTTCATATCAAAGAAACCATTGCAATACACCAATCCTGAAATAggatcttgttttattttttattaacatgaAAGAAATCACAGACACACCTTAAGGATTCAAACATCTGACATGTCATTTATtggaaaaatacaactttttggtttatttaataatgtgatttcattcattttttttatttacttcagAAAGTGTGAAATAAGTTAGAAATTGAGTTATGAAGGTCTGATAGAAAGAGGAGGAACTCGTCAGTGTTTAGCTCTGTCTATTGCAAATAGGCCAGCATCCTTCTTTTATGTAATAGCAAGGGGCAAGCTTACTGTAtcattcatatcaaatcaaaCTATTTAACAACTACAATTTACACAAACTAAATGTATAGTTTTGATCTGCCAATTTAATGTATCaggtacgtgtgtgtgtgtgtgtgtgtgtgtgtgtgtgtgtgtgtgtgtgtgtgtgtgtgtgtgtgtgtgtgtgtgtgtgtgtgtgtgtgtgtgtgtgttggtcagacAGAGCTAAAATTACATTATCTGGTTACAACTTCTCCAATTTGTTAATTGTATACTTCTTTGTCATTTATGAcagtatattttatatctttggattttggattgtTTCTCAGGCAAACTAAGTAATTTGATGATCTCTGAATAATGGTGATATTATATAGCcaacacttaaaataaatgaatgtttcattaatgatgaaaaataaattaaataataattaagaaCTGATTTCTTACTTGCAACCCCACCCATATTAGATTGACAGGATTCAGGTGGAAAATCAGTTAATTGGCTGCATGTTGGACTAAAATGATTCTATTTTAGTAACCAGACTGGAGCTATGGAGTACTTGATGCTTAAGCAACAGTTAGATAACTCAAACTACATCACCTCACTATCCCAATGTCAACGTCAGtgatttatgactttttatttattgctttattgAAACCTGGATATCTGTGCTCACAATGtaacattgtcattgtcatGTAACAACAGCAtcaaatggcgcttttccaatatacagttccagcacgactcgatttgtcggtttggtaccaggaacaacctttttcattactatagtacctactcaacgtgggcggggttgtcataCCACGGTTGCAcgaaactgctgtgacatcgctttatacgcgacacaaacacataaacaatggaggacatggaggcgatggtgtacttgctgctgtatgaggctttctgtctcacacaaagcaagagaagagaaacgaatctccgtaacgctgttgccggtatttaaaaatgccgggtttgattcttgtgtgggacggctcatgactcttcaaGTGACTCTCGGACCAATCAGTGgtcggcagtctgttgacgtcacatttagtatcggctcggctcgcttggaacctcaccagagcaggtactaaaaaagtaccaggtaccaggtactatccctgatggagacgaaAAACACCcggagtcgagtcgagtcgtgctggaactgtgtagtggaaaagcgccaaaagtcaagagtaacatactgtacagtactgtaGTCTTACTGAAGCTCTTTAAGGGTAGGCTGTGGATTGATTCTTGCTCTCATTCCACATAGCAGGTACCTCAGTAGGTACTTCCTGAATGCCCTGTCTCTTATCCCGTACACAATAGGACTGATTAACCTGGGCAGAACCTGGATGAAAAcataagaaacaaaaattgcatcattaatatttctaGGGAACCAGCTATAGAGAGCTTGTCTTAATGCCTGGGCTACATATGTGAGCATACTTAACAGTAGCTGAAAACCATGAAGTAGGATGGTGTTCCTGGCCTTCTTTACATCTGCATCAGCTGATTTAGCAGCAAAAAGTATTCTTAAGTAAGTGTAAACAAGTGTGCTCCAAACTATAACCAGTAATACTATGTTATAGATGTTGTTCTTCTGTTGGAGTAAAGGACTTAAAAATGCATTGTTTCTGATGCAGATTATTTTTGAATCTAAGAATTCTGCAGATTGTGAGCTCAGCAGTACAAAAATGTCCGGTATGTAGGACATCAAACTCACAAACCAGATTATAACGATCAGAATGTATGTTCTTCTGACTGTGCATAACCTTGCGTGGTGCAGTGGTAAACAAATGGCAATATAACACTCCACTGCCATTGCAGCTAAATTCATTGGTGTGTTTTGAGTAGCGATGATAGTAAACAGGAGCAGGAAGGAACAGAGGCGGACGCTGATTTTGTAGAAAACATAAGTAAGCAATAACAGCATAACCGAGGATGTCAGTTGCATCATGTCATTGACCACAAGGTGAATGAAGAGGATGTATCGTGGGTTCACATGGAATATCTGCAGAGAACAGAGCAGAATTTGACATTATTATCCAGGCTGTTATTACATTTAGTATATACTTAGATTGCATATGTCTATAATGATGATTAAGTGCTTAAGTGGTCAGAGTGgacattcatatttaatcttATTGTACAAGCAAAAgtctcattcatttttttaaaatggaaatggcACACTTTCTCAGTCTTCTCTGTAGTTCTTCAGTAAATGTCCAGGAATAAAAACAGGATGAAAAAGCATGAGAGGAAAAGAATTATGGCACTAAAAAACAGCAGACACTGGTGTTTGGTGTCTTTGCTTATTGAATTGTTGTATAACATCACTGTCAGATGTCATTCAAAATGCTTTTAGTATGTGTTGAAAGAGCACACAGTTTTGAATAAACACAATGTTAAGGAAAAGGTTCACATTTTTGAAGTCCATATTAAAACAGTATTCATGTGCCCATATGCAGTTTTGGAAGAAATACTGAGACCTATTACGacacaatataaaaatgctgcattacTATTCAAAGTAATTTCCCTTTACTTTACTTAACCTGTTACTCCTGTTACTGACTTACTTTTTAATACTGCTACATGGATATACAATTTAATGCTGTAGTGGTGGAGCTCATTTTAAGAGTTTAGTGTAATCTATAACAATGCATAATTTATAATAAGTTTTACATATGGGTGGCTGTAGTAGAGCGGTTGATCCATGAATTG
It encodes:
- the LOC133976518 gene encoding odorant receptor 131-2-like, which produces MNFSNPGRNFTTNVYRDTLNTAIIKNVITVVLCISINYINSTLVHTFRKHEIFNVNPRYILYIHLVINDIMLLTMFTLVQVLSYIVFTLNVSLCIVLLTIAIFANLNNPLTLAVMAMECYIAICFPLHHTQICTVKKTYVVIGLIWAMSALSILPDLFVTFAEESLDFFNSRVFCLRENVFRNPYLTEKRDISYIVYLVIVWLSLFYTYFRILFTAQAASVDAKKARNTVLLHGFQLLLCMLTYVYHLITNGLTYLFPKGVLAIRFTIAIFVQVLPRLISPVVYGLRDKTFRQYLKRYLLCSTSDQTHPQKTLKRPL
- the LOC133976528 gene encoding odorant receptor 131-2-like — translated: MNYSSASSYVKARDSFSVAVSKNLIVGLLCIIINYINGTLIHTFNKHQIFHVNPRYILFIHLVVNDMMQLTSSVMLLLLTYVFYKISVRLCSFLLLFTIIATQNTPMNLAAMAVECYIAICLPLHHARLCTVRRTYILIVIIWFVSLMSYIPDIFVLLSSQSAEFLDSKIICIRNNAFLSPLLQQKNNIYNIVLLVIVWSTLVYTYLRILFAAKSADADVKKARNTILLHGFQLLLSMLTYVAQALRQALYSWFPRNINDAIFVSYVFIQVLPRLISPIVYGIRDRAFRKYLLRYLLCGMRARINPQPTLKELQ